A genomic region of Pseudopipra pipra isolate bDixPip1 chromosome W, bDixPip1.hap1, whole genome shotgun sequence contains the following coding sequences:
- the LOC135405457 gene encoding olfactory receptor 14J1-like codes for MPNSSSLSQFLLLAFADRRELQLLHFWLFLAISLAALLANGLILSAVACDHHLHTPMGFFLLNLSLTDLGSICTTVPKAMHNSLQNNTTITYTGCAAQLFFFFFFISAEYFLLTIMCYDRYVAICKPLHYGTLLGSRACAHMAAAAWATGCLNSLLHTANTFSLPLCQGNALGQFFCEIPHILKLSCSQSYVRELGFMVFGVCLAFGCFLFIVFSYVQIFRAVLRIPSQQGRHKAFSTCLPHLTVLSLFLSTAAFAYLKPPSISSPSLDLALSVLYSVVPPALNPLIYSLRNQELKDAMRKLITGCFSEAINSPSSPCYVPH; via the coding sequence atgcccaacagcagctccctcagccagttcctcctcctggcattcgcagacaggagggagctgcagctcctgcacttctggctcttcctggccatctccctggctgccctcctggccaacggcctcatcctcagcgccgtagcctgtgaccaccacctgcacacccccatgggcttcttcctgctcaacctctccctcacagacctgggctccatctgcaccactgtccccaaagccatgcacaattccctccagaaCAACACAACCATcacctacacaggatgtgctgcacagctctttttctttttcttcttcatctcagcagagtatttcctcctcaccatcatgtgctacgaccgctacgttgccatctgcaaacccctgcactacgggaccctcctgggcagcagagcttgtgcccacatggcagcagctgcctgggccactgggtgTCTAAATTCACTgttgcacacagccaatacattttccctgcccctgtgccagggtaatgccctgggccagttcttctgtgaaatcccacacatcctcaagctctcctgctcacagtcCTATGTCAGGGAACTTGGGTTCATGGTGTTTGGTGTCTGTTTAGcatttggttgttttcttttcattgttttctcctatgtgcagatcttcagggctgtgctgaggatcccctctcagcagggacggcacaaagccttttccacctgcctccctcacctgactgtgctctccctgttcctcagcactgcagcatttgcctacctgaagcccccctccatctcctccccatccctggatctggcactatcagttctgtactcagtggttcctccagcattgaaccccctcatctatagcctgaggaaccaggagctcaaggatgccatgaGGAAACtgataactgggtgtttttcagaagccataaactctccttcttctccatgttatgtacctcattaa